From a single Nicotiana tomentosiformis chromosome 2, ASM39032v3, whole genome shotgun sequence genomic region:
- the LOC104115970 gene encoding malate dehydrogenase, glyoxysomal-like, whose translation MQNGAETYRRIATISAHLYPSPSSHQMEGGVGLSRANCRAKGGSPGFKVAILGAAGGIGQPLAMLMKMNPLVSVLHLYDVANTPGVTADISHMDTGAVVRGFLGPQQLEDALTGMDLVIIPAGVPRKPGMTRDDLFNINAGIVRTLCEGIAKCCPKAIINIISNPVNSTVPIAAEVFKKASTFDPRRLLGVTMLDIVRANTFVAEVLGLDPREVDVPVVGGHAGVTILPLLSQVKPSCSFTPEETEYLTSRIQNGGTEVVEAKAGTGSATLSMAYAAVKFADACLHGLRGDAGIVECAFVSSQVTELPFFASKVRLGRNGVEEIYPLGPLNEYERTGLEKAKKELATSIQKGVAFVKK comes from the exons ATGCAGAACGGTGCAGAGACCTATCGACGAATCGCCACCATCTCAGCTCACCTTTACCCTTCTCCTTCTTCTCATCAG ATGGAGGGAGGTGTGGGTTTGAGCCGAGCTAATTGCAGGGCGAAAGGGGGTTCTCCGGGATTCAAAGTCGCGATCTTGGGTGCTGCAGGAGGTATTGGTCAGCCACTTGCTATGCTTATGAAAATGAATCCACTGGTGTCGGTTTTGCATCTCTATGATGTTGCTAATACTCCTGGTGTAACTGCTGATATTAGCCACATGGACACTGGTGCTGTG GTACGTGGTTTTCTAGGGCCTCAACAATTGGAAGATGCTCTCACTGGCATGGACCTTGTAATAATCCCTGCTGGTGTTCCTAGAAAACCAGGCATGACAAGAGATGATCTTTTCAACATCAATGCAGGAATTGTGAGGACTTTATGTGAAGGAATTGCCAAGTGCTGCCCTAAGGCCATTATTAACATAATTAGTAATCCTGTAAACTCTACAGTACCGATTGCTGCAGAGGTTTTCAAGAAGGCTAGCACCTTTGATCCCAGGAGACTTTTGGGTGTGACTATGCTTGACATTGTCAGAGCCAATACATTTGTG GCTGAAGTTTTGGGGCTTGATCCTAGGGAAGTGGATGTTCCAGTTGTGGGGGGCCATGCTGGGGTTACAATTCTACCTCTTCTTTCCCAG GTTAAGCCTTCTTGTTCTTTTACCCCAGAGGAAACTGAATACTTAACATCTCGTATACAAAATGGTGGAACGGAGGTTGTTGAG GCAAAAGCTGGTACTGGTTCGGCAACTCTCTCTATG GCATATGCTGCGGTTAAATTTGCTGACGCATGTTTGCATGGATTGAGAGGAGATGCTGGCATTGTAGAATGTGCCTTTGTGTCTTCTCAG GTGACTGAGCTTCCATTTTTCGCATCAAAAGTACGGCTTGGCCGTAACGGAGTTGAAGAAATATACCCTCTTGGTCCCCTAAATGAATACGAGAG GACTGGGCTTGAGAAGGCAAAGAAAGAGCTGGCAACAAGTATTCAGAAGGGTGTCGCCTTTGTAAAGAAATGA
- the LOC104115971 gene encoding probable aspartic proteinase GIP2 — translation MMSYSIYYSLFPFYCFLLIIISTNCLAKTTFHPKTLFLAVKKDPSSLQYITEIQQRTPLVPLKLAIHLAGDSLWVDCENGYKSSTYKPSRCKSKQCKLASTTQCGECLLGFVQRGPGCNKDACYNHVENPLVEILTSGEIADDVLSIQSINESFPGPVATIPKFIFSCAGSYVTQDLGKDVKGTVGFGHQSAVSVPAQFASAFKFSRKFAICLSSSTERNGIIFIGNSPYLLNSAIDASRDLIYTPILTSPYDIVRDKKSSEYYIKVSSISINGKNVPLNKTLLSLKNGFGTSISTAVPYTIMLPSIYNAITKAFVNEMPKEVRSVPPVEPFTTCFNSRDIGISRLGFNAPEINVALDKKNVNWRITGANSLVKVNEDVICLAFVERRTRDWGQGIVIGAYQMQDNLVEFDLSRRRIGFSNSLFFRQTMCSNQNYT, via the exons ATGATGTCGTACTCCATCTACTACTCTCTCTTTCCATTTTATTGCTTTCTTCTCATAATAATATCCACTAATTGCCTAGCTAAAACCACTTTTCATCCTAAAACTCTATTTCTTGCAGTGAAAAAAGACCCCTCCAGCCTACAATACATAACTGAAATTCAACAAAGAACACCTTTGGTTCCCCTTAAACTCGCTATCCATCTTGCTGGTGATAGCCTATGGGTTGATTGTGAAAATGGTTACAAAAGCTCAACTTACAAGCCATCTCGTTGCAAGTCAAAACAATGCAAACTAGCTAGCACCACACAATGTGGAGAATGTCTTCTGGGATTTGTACAACGTGGTCCGGGATGTAACAAAGATGCATGCTATAACCATGTTGAAAACCCGCTTGTTGAAATCTTAACAAGTGGAGAAATCGCCGATGATGTTTTGTCAATCCAATCCATTAACGAATCTTTTCCAG GCCCTGTTGCAACCATTCCAAAGTTTATATTCAGCTGCGCAGGATCATATGTAACTCAAGATCTCGGTAAAGATGTTAAAGGAACGGTTGGTTTTGGACACCAAAGTGCGGTATCAGTTCCTGCTCAATTTGCATCAGCTTTTAAATTCAGCCGAAAATTTGCCATTTGCTTGAGCTCATCAACTGAACGAAATGGTATAATCTTCATTGGAAACAGcccttatttgcttaatagtgCCATTGATGCCTCACGAGATCTTATTTATACTCCCATACTTACCAGCCCCTATGACATTGTGCGAGATAAAAAGTCCTCTGAGTACTATATAAAAGTTTCATCCATTAGCATCAATGGTAAAAATGTGCCACTTAATAAAACATTACTCTCATTGAAAAATGGATTTGGCACGAGTATTAGCACGGCTGTACCTTATACTATAATGTTGCCTTCTATTTACAATGCCATAACAAAAGCCTTTGTTAATGAGATGCCAAAAGAGGTTAGATCTGTCCCTCCAGTTGAACCCTTTACAACTTGCTTTAACTCAAGAGATATTGGTATATCACGCCTTGGCTTCAATGCTCCTGAAATCAACGTCGCTCTCGACAAGAAAAATGTGAATTGGAGAATTACTGGAGCGAACTCATTGGTAAAAGTTAACGAGGATGTCATATGTCTAGCCTTTGTGGAACGACGTACTCGAGATTGGGGACAAGGAATTGTCATTGGTGCGTATCAAATGCAGGACAACCTCGTCGAATTTGATCTTTCGAGAAGAAGAATAGGTTTCAGTAACTCGCTCTTCTTCCGCCAAACCATGTGCTCAAACCAGAACTACACTTAG